The following coding sequences are from one Delphinus delphis chromosome 17, mDelDel1.2, whole genome shotgun sequence window:
- the PENK gene encoding proenkephalin-A, which yields MARFLRLCTWLLALGPGLLATVRAECSQDCATCIYRLARPTDLNPLACTLECEGKLPSLKTWETCKELLQLSKLELPPDGNSALGKQEDHRLLAKKYGGFMKRYGGFMKKMDELYPLEPEEEANGGEILGKRYGGFMKKDTEEDDSIANPSDLLKELLGEGNQREGAPHQEGRDDADVSKRYGGFMRGLKRSPQLEDEAKELQKRYGGFMRRVGRPEWWTDYQKRYGGFLKRFADSLPSNEEGESYSKEVPEMEKRYGGFMRF from the exons ATGGCGCGGTTCCTGAGACTCTGCACTTGGCTGTTGGCGCTCGGCCCCGGGCTCCTGGCGACCGTGCGGGCGGAATGCAGCCAGGACTGCGCGACCTGCATCTACCGCCTGGCGCGCCCGACCGATCTCAACCCGCTG GCTTGCACACTGGAATGTGAGGGGAAACTGCCTTCTCTCAAGACCTGGGAAACCTGCAAGGAGCTTCTGCAGCTGTCCAAGCTGGAGCTCCCTCCAGATGGCAACAGTGCCCTCGGCAAACAGGAGGACCACCGTTTGCTCGCCAAGAAGTACGGGGGCTTCATGAAGAGGTATGGGGGCTTCATGAAGAAGATGGATGAGCTGTACCCCCTGGAGCCGGAGGAAGAGGCAAACGGAGGTGAAATCCTTGGCAAGAGATACGGGGGCTTCATGAAGAAGGATACGGAGGAAGACGACTCCATAGCCAATCCCTCCGACCTGCTGAAAGAGCTGCTGGGAGAGGGGAACCAGCGAGAAGGGGCTCCCcaccaggagggcagggatgaCGCAGACGTGAGCAAGAGATACGGGGGCTTCATGCGAGGCTTAAAGAGAAGCCCCCAGCTGGAAGACGAAGCCAAAGAGCTGCAGAAGCGGTACGGCGGCTTCATGAGAAGAGTGGGTCGCCCGGAGTGGTGGACGGACTACCAGAAAAGGTATGGCGGCTTCCTCAAGCGCTTTGCAGATTCCCTGCCCTCCAACGAAGAAGGTGAAAGTTACTCGAAGGAAGTTCccgaaatggagaaaagatatggAGGATTTATGAGATTTTAA